The genome window ACCGGTTCCGATGACGAGTATCTTTGGCGAGGGAGCCTCCGGGCTCATCAATCTGTCCTCCTGATTTTTGCAATGGTTCCCATGGGTCTTTCCGACCCGTAATATTTTTCTGAGATCGCATTGGCCGCAGCGACTGCCTGCGCGCCAAATTCGTGGATGGCTACCTTCGTCGTGCGTGAGAGCGGGGCGGCGACCGCCACGCAGCCGATGGGATGGCCATTGGGCGTGCGGACCGGCGCGGCCGCGCTGATGACGCCGGCCTCTAAACCCTGATGACTGATGGAAAAGCCGCGTGCTGCCGTCTCATCGAGCATCCCACGCACCAGCAGGGGATCGACGATGGTATGGTCCGTAAATTTCTCGAGCGGCTTTTGGAGAGCCGCGTCGATCTCTGAGCGTGGAGAGAAGGCCAGAAAGGCAAGACCGGACGCCGTGGCATGAAAGGGCAGGAGGCTGCCGACATCGATGATGATGCGGTGGGCGCGGGGCGAATCCTCCACATGGATGGTCGAAAGCCGTCCTCCCGAAAATTCCGAAAGATGCACCGTCTCAGTCGATGTTTCGGCGAGCGACTTGATGAACGGGATGGCGACCCGCAGAAAAGGAAAGCGTGCTTCGCGAATGCGTGCGAGGCGAACCGGCGCCGGGCCGATGCGATAGCGGCGCGTATCCTGATCCTGCTCCACGAAGCCGTGCCTTTCCAGCTCCACCAGAAAGCGTCGCGCTGTTGCCTTGTCCAGCGCGCACAGGCGGGCGATGTCGGTCAGGCCCGCCTCCTTGTCCAGCCGTGACAGGGTATCCAGCAATGAAAGCGCCTTTCCGATCGTGCTCATCGTTCCTCCTCTTGGGTGGTCGGGTTCTGATTTCCTGTGTCCGGCCGAAGCTTTCCCTCAAATCAGGTCGCCGACCTTGCGCCGCGGCACGATAGCAGCGACCCAAGATACTTAACATGCGAAATAACTTGACAGAGGCCGGGAATGTTTGCAAGTCTATATTTGAAGCTGCGGTTCAAATAATGAACCATAAGCGCTGACGGCGGCAAAATCAACAAAAGCCCAAACCCCGCTCGTCAGTCCGGTTCTGGTGGAGGTCGCCTGCGCGCAATCGCAGCGATGATCGGATATTCTCAACAAGGGGAACGAACGAAGATGAATACGCAAAATTCGCAGGGCGCGGCTGAAAACCAGTTGCGCAAAAACAGTCTCGGCGTAGGTGCCGTCACCTTTCTGGTGGTTTCGGCCGCAGCGCCGCTGACCGCCGTTGCTGGCGGCGTGCCGCTTTCGATGATGCTTGGCAACGGGCCGGGGATACCGCTCACCTTCCTACTGGTGACAGGCATTCTGCTGCTGTTTGCTGTTGGTTACGTCGCCATGGCGCGCCATATCCGCAATGCCGGCGCCTTTTATGCCTATACGGCCCAGGGTCTTGGCGGCCTCATGGGCGGCGCGGCCGCGCTGATCGCCATTCTCGCTTATAATGCCATGCAGGTCGGCGTTCTCGGCCTTTTCGGCGCAGCGACCAAGGGTTTCTTTGCCGAGCAGCTCGGCCTTGACCTTCCCTGGTGGGTCTGGAGCTTCGTCGGTATCGCCTTCGTCGCCGTTTTTGGCTACCGCCGCGTCGATCTATCGGCCAAGGTGCTGACGGTGCTCGTCATTCTCGAATATCTCGTCGTCCTCGTCATCGACGCCGCGATCTTCGTCAAGGGCGGCGACGCCGGCCTTTCGGCTGCGTCGTTTACGCCGACGGCCTTCTGGAGCGGAACTCCGGCCATCGGCCTCTTGTTCTGCTTTGCCGCCTTCATCGGCTTTGAAGCGACGACTATTTACAGCGAAGAGGCCCGTGAGCCGGAAAAGACCGTGCCGCGCGCAACCTATATCTCCGTTCTCATTATCGGTCTCTTCTATATGCTGACTTCATGGCTGATGGTGGATGGCGCAGGCGTCGACAAGCTGGTTCCGGCGTTACAGGGTCTTGCCGATCCGACCACGTTCCTCTTCGGCCTTGCCGAGCGCTATGTCGGTCACTGGATCACCGTCGTGATGAGCGTTCTCTTCATCACCAGCCTGTTTGCCGGCATTCTCGCCTTCCACAATGGCGTGGCGCGTTACATGTATGTCGCCGGTCGCGAGGGTCTGCTGCCGAAGTCGGTCGGGGTCACGCATCCGGTCTTCCAGAGCCCGCATGGCGGCTCGATCATCCAGACCGTCATTGCCGTGCTCGTCGTCGCACTCTTTGCAGCGACGGGTCAGGATCCGGTGCTGGCACTCTTCTCCTGGCTCACCAATGTCGCCACGCTTGCAATCATCCTGCTGATGGCGTTCACGGCCTTCTCGATCGTGGTGTTCTTCAGCCGTAATCCGGGGCTTGAGCGCAATGTGCTTGTCATCAAGGTGCTGCCGATCGTGACGGGGCTGATCCTTCTGGCGCTCGTCTACTACATCTCGGCGAATTTCGGTGCGATCGCCGGTGCCAACGGCGTACTTGCCGTGTTGCTGCCAGGTCTGGTGCTGATCGCGGCGATCATCGGATTCATCGCCGCGGCGCGTCTGAAGTCTTCGGATGCGGCAGGCTATGCCCGCCTTGGTGCCGGCCAGGAAGCCTGAAGCAGTTCCAATCGCGGTGGCGGGGAAACCCGCCACCCTCTTTGTGAGACAATGAGATGCAAGACAAGATCGACCAGCTCCGGACACTATCCGTTTCCCCGCAGGCATTGTTCATCGGCGGCGCATGGCGCCAGCCGGTCAGCAGCGCCACGATGGATGTCATTTCCCCGATCGATGGAACGAGGCTGACCACCATCGCCGATGCCGGTAAGGAGGATGTCGATCTTGCGGTCAAGGCTGCACGGCATGCTTTCGAAAAGGGTAGCTGGTCGAAGGCGGCGCCGGCGGAACGCAAGAAGGTGCTGCTGAAGATTGCCGAGCTGATCGAAAAGAATGCGCTTGACCTCGCCGTACTCGGCGTGCGCGATAACGGCACGGAAATCTCGATGGCGCTGAAGGCCGAGCCCGGCAGTGCCGCAGGCACCTTCCGTTATTATGCCGAGGCGATCGACAAGGTTTATGGCGAAATCGCTCCGACGGCGGAGAATATTCTGGGTCTCGTTCATCGCGAGCCGATCGGCGTCGTCGCTGCCATCGTGCCGTGGAATTTCCCGATGATGATCGGCGCCTGGAAGATCGCCCCCGCACTCG of Rhizobium sp. NXC24 contains these proteins:
- a CDS encoding IclR family transcriptional regulator, whose product is MSTIGKALSLLDTLSRLDKEAGLTDIARLCALDKATARRFLVELERHGFVEQDQDTRRYRIGPAPVRLARIREARFPFLRVAIPFIKSLAETSTETVHLSEFSGGRLSTIHVEDSPRAHRIIIDVGSLLPFHATASGLAFLAFSPRSEIDAALQKPLEKFTDHTIVDPLLVRGMLDETAARGFSISHQGLEAGVISAAAPVRTPNGHPIGCVAVAAPLSRTTKVAIHEFGAQAVAAANAISEKYYGSERPMGTIAKIRRTD
- a CDS encoding APC family permease; amino-acid sequence: MNTQNSQGAAENQLRKNSLGVGAVTFLVVSAAAPLTAVAGGVPLSMMLGNGPGIPLTFLLVTGILLLFAVGYVAMARHIRNAGAFYAYTAQGLGGLMGGAAALIAILAYNAMQVGVLGLFGAATKGFFAEQLGLDLPWWVWSFVGIAFVAVFGYRRVDLSAKVLTVLVILEYLVVLVIDAAIFVKGGDAGLSAASFTPTAFWSGTPAIGLLFCFAAFIGFEATTIYSEEAREPEKTVPRATYISVLIIGLFYMLTSWLMVDGAGVDKLVPALQGLADPTTFLFGLAERYVGHWITVVMSVLFITSLFAGILAFHNGVARYMYVAGREGLLPKSVGVTHPVFQSPHGGSIIQTVIAVLVVALFAATGQDPVLALFSWLTNVATLAIILLMAFTAFSIVVFFSRNPGLERNVLVIKVLPIVTGLILLALVYYISANFGAIAGANGVLAVLLPGLVLIAAIIGFIAAARLKSSDAAGYARLGAGQEA